The following proteins are co-located in the Castanea sativa cultivar Marrone di Chiusa Pesio chromosome 8, ASM4071231v1 genome:
- the LOC142607332 gene encoding putative cytokinin riboside 5'-monophosphate phosphoribohydrolase LOGL1: MGKFKRVCVFCGSNSGNRKIFGDAALDLGRELVEKKMDLVYGGGSVGLMGLVSQTVFNGGCHVLGVIPNALVPLEISGHAVGEVLIVSDMHERKAEMARRADAFVALPGGYGTMEELLEIIAWSQLGIHDKPVGLLNIDGYYDCLLGLFDKGVEEGFINPPARNIVISAQTSRELLQKMEEYIPVHDQVAPKQSWNIEGNQNGSL; the protein is encoded by the exons ATGGGTAAGTTCAAAAGGGTCTGTGTCTTTTGTGGAAGTAATTCAGGAAATAGAAAGATATTTGGTGATGCAGCTCTTGATCTTGGAAGAGAATTG GTGGAGAAGAAGATGGATTTGGTGTATGGAGGAGGGAGTGTTGGGCTGATGGGGTTGGTTTCTCAAACAGTTTTTAATGGTGGATGTCATGTTCTAGG AGTTATCCCAAATGCACTTGTTCCACTTGAG ATATCTGGCCATGCAGTGGGAGAAGTGTTGATTGTATCAGATATGCACGAAAGAAAGGCTGAAATGGCTCGTCGAGCTGATGCTTTTGTTGCTCTTCCTG GAGGTTATGGTACTATGGAAGAGTTGCTTGAGATAATAGCCTGGTCCCAGCTTGGCATCCATGACAAACCA GTAGGTCTCTTGAATATTGATGGATATTATGATTGCTTGCTGGGATTGTTTGACAAAGGAGTGGAAGAAGGATTTATTAATCCACCTGCTAGGAATATTGTCATATCTGCACAAACTTCTCGAGAGCTGCTACAGAAGATGGAG GAATATATACCCGTGCATGATCAAGTAGCACCAAAACAAAGTTGGAACATAGAGGGAAACCAGAACGGAAGTTTGTAG